A stretch of Metabacillus sp. FJAT-52054 DNA encodes these proteins:
- a CDS encoding NADPH:quinone oxidoreductase family protein, which produces MKAIQLNEYGGPEVMKVVDLETPSPGEKEVLIKIEAIGVNYADTARREGQYVIDTPLPFVPGAEVAGTIVETGSEVKRFKQGDKIVTLLGTSRATGYAEYTVADERGLIPVPAGVDLHHAVAMPLQGLSAYHVLKTMGRLEEGETVLIHAAAGGVGSIAVQLAKLFGAGKIIATASTEEKRQAALSLGADEAVDYTMEGWEKEVLNLTEGKGVDVALEMAGGDIFRKTLSCMAPFGRLVIYGVASGEQAKLYPSSLMGQNLSVIGFFLPQMMRKKELYTQSLHELLAFLSEGKLQLTIGGVYPLEKAPEVHRMLQGRETKGKLILVP; this is translated from the coding sequence ATGAAAGCGATTCAGCTGAATGAATATGGCGGGCCAGAAGTGATGAAGGTCGTCGATCTTGAAACACCAAGCCCGGGGGAAAAAGAAGTATTGATTAAAATTGAAGCAATCGGAGTGAACTATGCGGATACAGCAAGACGAGAGGGACAGTATGTCATCGATACTCCGCTTCCATTTGTTCCGGGAGCTGAGGTGGCTGGAACAATCGTTGAAACAGGGAGTGAAGTAAAGAGGTTCAAACAAGGGGATAAAATCGTTACTCTTCTGGGAACGTCAAGAGCTACCGGCTATGCGGAATATACAGTAGCGGATGAACGCGGTCTTATTCCCGTGCCGGCAGGTGTTGATCTTCATCATGCGGTAGCGATGCCGCTGCAGGGTTTAAGTGCATATCATGTCTTGAAAACAATGGGCCGGCTTGAAGAGGGAGAAACGGTTCTTATCCATGCGGCAGCGGGAGGAGTAGGCTCGATTGCAGTTCAGCTTGCCAAGCTTTTTGGAGCAGGGAAAATCATTGCAACGGCCAGTACAGAAGAAAAGCGTCAGGCTGCATTAAGTCTTGGTGCAGACGAGGCTGTCGATTATACGATGGAAGGCTGGGAAAAGGAAGTACTTAACCTTACGGAAGGTAAAGGGGTGGACGTGGCGCTTGAAATGGCCGGAGGGGATATTTTCAGAAAAACTCTTTCCTGCATGGCACCGTTTGGACGTCTCGTCATCTACGGAGTAGCAAGCGGAGAACAGGCAAAGCTGTATCCTTCGTCGCTTATGGGGCAAAACCTGTCTGTCATTGGCTTCTTTCTCCCGCAAATGATGCGCAAGAAAGAGCTTTACACACAAAGCCTGCATGAACTGCTTGCCTTTTTAAGCGAGGGGAAGCTGCAGCTGACAATAGGAGGCGTCTACCCGCTTGAGAAAGCGCCGGAAGTTCACCGGATGCTTCAAGGGAGGGAAACGAAGGGGAAATTAATTTTGGTGCCGTAA
- a CDS encoding enoyl-CoA hydratase encodes MSHLLVEQSGPVLSITMNRPESLNAFSAEMIVGITEALRMAEANEEIKAVILSGAGRSFSAGGDVKTMGQVNGQQIYEHLGKLNECILAIKNLGKPVIAAVHGFAAGAAFNLALACDFIFAAEDSKFVMSFAQVGLISDGGGLYFLPRLIGPQRAKELFFNAEPIDAVTAKSYGIVNRTVPLEQLKDEVSSYAFRLSQGPLQAFGQMKRIIEQASYSRLEDILEQERLTQPMMIETADHQEGVLAFKEKRKPEFEGK; translated from the coding sequence ATGTCTCATTTATTGGTTGAACAAAGCGGACCGGTTTTATCGATCACGATGAACCGTCCGGAATCGTTAAATGCATTCAGTGCAGAAATGATTGTTGGAATCACCGAGGCGCTTCGTATGGCAGAGGCAAATGAGGAAATAAAAGCCGTGATTTTGTCGGGGGCTGGCCGCTCATTCAGTGCAGGCGGGGATGTCAAAACAATGGGCCAGGTTAACGGACAGCAAATATACGAGCACCTTGGAAAATTGAATGAGTGTATTCTTGCTATTAAAAACCTTGGCAAGCCAGTCATTGCTGCGGTTCATGGTTTTGCAGCAGGTGCTGCGTTTAACCTGGCGCTTGCCTGTGATTTTATCTTTGCAGCGGAGGACAGCAAATTCGTCATGAGCTTTGCCCAGGTGGGGCTGATTTCCGATGGAGGAGGCCTTTATTTTCTCCCGCGTTTGATAGGGCCGCAGCGGGCGAAGGAGCTGTTTTTCAATGCAGAGCCAATCGATGCAGTGACGGCAAAGTCCTATGGCATTGTCAACCGGACGGTCCCGCTCGAGCAGCTAAAGGACGAGGTGAGCTCCTATGCTTTCCGTCTTTCCCAGGGACCGCTTCAGGCATTCGGCCAAATGAAGCGGATTATTGAACAAGCCTCCTATTCCCGATTAGAGGACATTCTTGAGCAGGAGAGGCTGACACAGCCGATGATGATTGAAACAGCTGACCATCAAGAAGGAGTCTTGGCATTTAAAGAAAAAAGAAAACCGGAATTTGAGGGAAAGTGA
- a CDS encoding SDR family oxidoreductase, whose protein sequence is MRFSQRTAVVTGGGGSGIGMETACMLAKEGARVILVGRTEDKLSKAAAYINEQTIQEKAVFFRADVTNEEEIQALAQYVKEAGSLDILVNNAGGSGQSKILETSLENWDEVQSLNLRSVFLVSKVLGKLMIESSKEKRMDRAIVNVASLSGYKAGSHIPHYSAAKAGVINFSKALALELAPYGIRVNSVSPGFAETPLTEEGLQNTQFAAAIEKNTALRRVGKAEEIAHVIAFAASEQASYMTGSDLLVDGGWLIK, encoded by the coding sequence ATGCGTTTTTCACAGCGGACAGCAGTAGTAACGGGCGGCGGCGGCAGCGGAATCGGGATGGAAACGGCCTGTATGCTCGCCAAAGAGGGAGCCAGGGTGATCCTTGTCGGACGGACCGAGGATAAGCTCTCAAAGGCGGCAGCGTATATAAATGAACAGACAATACAGGAGAAGGCCGTGTTTTTTAGGGCAGATGTGACGAACGAAGAAGAAATTCAAGCCTTAGCTCAATATGTAAAGGAAGCCGGTTCGCTCGATATTCTCGTGAACAATGCCGGAGGGTCCGGGCAATCCAAAATTCTTGAAACGTCATTAGAAAACTGGGACGAGGTCCAGTCCCTGAACCTGAGAAGCGTTTTTCTTGTGAGCAAGGTACTTGGGAAACTCATGATTGAGAGCAGCAAGGAGAAAAGGATGGATCGTGCGATTGTGAATGTGGCATCCCTTTCCGGCTATAAAGCAGGTTCTCATATTCCTCATTACAGCGCAGCCAAGGCAGGTGTCATTAATTTTTCTAAGGCCCTTGCTCTGGAGCTTGCCCCATATGGAATCCGGGTCAACTCCGTTTCACCTGGATTTGCGGAGACGCCTTTAACCGAAGAAGGACTGCAAAATACTCAATTTGCCGCTGCGATTGAAAAAAACACGGCATTGCGGCGGGTGGGCAAGGCAGAGGAAATCGCTCATGTCATTGCTTTCGCTGCATCTGAGCAGGCGTCCTATATGACAGGCTCCGATTTACTTGTTGATGGCGGATGGCTCATTAAATAA
- a CDS encoding acyl-CoA dehydrogenase family protein → MKELQTASVKIKGGSFMYEASDYRTIFTPEDFTDEQKMMASTARAFVEREVDPYREEIEEQNFERVVGLLHKAGELGLLAHSIPETYGGLGLDKITKGIVGEVIGRTSGYGVAHSNHTCIATLPITYFGTKEQKAKYLPKLASGEYIGAYCLTEPGSGSDALAAKTTAVLNDAGTHYVLNGSKLYITNAAFSDTFIIYAKIDGQHFSAFIAEKSFPGLTLGPEEKKMGIKGSSTRTVLLEDCLVPKENLLGEPGKGHVIALNVLNLGRFNLGSACMGASKHALKLALEFTKGRFQFGRSIADFPATKEKLALMASRIYAAESIQYRTAGLLEDALGDLYEAEDHRLIGKQMMEYAAECAICKVFGSETLDYAADESLQLHGGAGFIQEYPIEQVYRDSRINRIFEGTNEINRLLLPTHFLRKAAKGEVEFESMVSKAYKALQEDIKGIGRLLENEEMIVSALRNTLLVCFGAAFEKYGGNMNEEQETLLKLSNLAAALFSAESSLLRAKKTLDAKGEEKAKLMVSLCQTAAEEALYEGETLARQLVHQLVADDRKNLLLSRISLKFAELGSANRVERNRFIADALLQKESYTVM, encoded by the coding sequence GTGAAAGAATTGCAGACAGCCTCTGTAAAAATTAAAGGCGGAAGCTTTATGTATGAAGCTTCAGATTACCGCACCATCTTTACACCTGAAGACTTTACCGATGAGCAAAAAATGATGGCTTCAACAGCGCGGGCTTTTGTTGAAAGGGAAGTGGATCCATACCGTGAAGAAATTGAAGAACAAAATTTTGAGCGGGTTGTCGGGCTTTTGCATAAAGCGGGAGAGCTTGGCCTGCTTGCCCACAGCATTCCAGAGACATACGGCGGACTGGGATTAGACAAAATCACGAAAGGAATCGTTGGAGAAGTGATTGGGAGAACGAGCGGCTACGGGGTCGCCCACTCCAATCATACGTGTATTGCGACCCTGCCTATTACGTATTTTGGAACAAAGGAACAGAAAGCTAAATATCTCCCGAAGCTTGCATCCGGTGAATACATCGGTGCGTACTGCCTGACTGAGCCCGGTTCTGGATCGGATGCACTGGCTGCGAAAACGACTGCTGTTCTGAATGATGCCGGAACGCACTATGTGCTGAACGGATCGAAGCTGTACATTACGAACGCTGCTTTTTCGGACACGTTTATCATCTACGCTAAAATTGATGGCCAGCATTTCTCTGCCTTTATCGCTGAAAAAAGCTTCCCAGGTTTAACCTTAGGACCCGAAGAGAAAAAGATGGGGATCAAAGGCTCGTCAACTAGAACGGTGCTGCTCGAAGATTGTCTTGTACCGAAAGAAAATCTGCTTGGGGAACCGGGAAAAGGTCATGTGATCGCTCTGAATGTTTTAAATCTGGGCAGGTTTAATCTAGGTTCAGCCTGTATGGGTGCATCCAAGCATGCACTTAAGCTCGCACTTGAATTTACGAAAGGGCGCTTTCAGTTCGGGCGCAGCATCGCAGACTTTCCGGCAACGAAGGAAAAACTTGCCCTCATGGCTTCAAGAATTTATGCGGCGGAGTCGATTCAGTATCGAACAGCAGGTCTCCTTGAGGATGCGCTTGGTGATTTATATGAAGCAGAGGATCACAGGCTGATTGGAAAACAGATGATGGAGTACGCTGCCGAATGCGCAATCTGCAAGGTGTTTGGTTCAGAAACCCTCGATTATGCGGCAGATGAATCCCTGCAGCTGCATGGAGGTGCGGGCTTTATTCAGGAATATCCGATTGAGCAGGTGTACCGGGATTCACGGATCAACCGGATATTTGAAGGAACGAATGAGATCAATCGTCTTTTGCTGCCTACCCACTTTTTGAGGAAGGCTGCAAAAGGAGAGGTTGAATTTGAAAGCATGGTATCGAAGGCGTATAAAGCCCTTCAAGAGGATATAAAAGGCATCGGCAGGCTTCTTGAAAACGAAGAAATGATTGTTTCAGCACTCCGGAATACCCTGCTTGTCTGCTTTGGAGCTGCCTTTGAGAAATACGGCGGGAACATGAACGAAGAACAGGAGACGCTTTTGAAACTGTCCAATCTGGCAGCGGCTTTGTTTTCTGCAGAATCCTCTCTGCTCCGCGCTAAAAAGACGCTGGATGCAAAAGGAGAAGAAAAAGCAAAGCTAATGGTTAGCCTATGCCAAACGGCGGCGGAGGAAGCATTGTATGAAGGCGAAACTCTAGCCAGGCAGCTCGTTCATCAATTAGTGGCCGATGACCGGAAGAACCTTCTTCTTTCCCGGATCAGCCTTAAATTTGCTGAACTCGGTTCAGCAAACCGTGTAGAAAGAAACCGTTTTATAGCGGACGCTCTTCTGCAAAAAGAATCTTATACCGTTATGTAG
- a CDS encoding 2-phosphosulfolactate phosphatase — protein MGRFMGKIHVLLKKEEIEQEKIAGKIAVVFDVLLATTTITSILANGAREVIPVLNGEEARNTAAALEGNSFVLIGEYEGKTIEGFLDPGPSMLKEHVWGKTAILSTTNGTVAIRNSASAKAVYAASFLNAKTVAAQLKSEHSEETLILICSGSSGQFCVEDFLGAGYLIELLTLGSTWDLTDSALAAKLFYSSLKSQKTEILSASRVGKMLSQYGFAEEIAYAAQTDVYDVLPILKNRSLKRFKQIP, from the coding sequence ATGGGACGTTTCATGGGTAAAATCCATGTTTTATTGAAAAAGGAAGAGATTGAGCAGGAAAAGATTGCCGGGAAAATCGCTGTCGTTTTTGATGTGCTGCTTGCGACAACGACCATAACGAGCATCCTTGCCAACGGTGCAAGGGAAGTTATTCCGGTGCTAAACGGAGAAGAAGCACGAAATACAGCCGCCGCACTTGAGGGGAATTCGTTTGTCCTGATTGGGGAGTATGAGGGGAAAACGATTGAAGGCTTTCTTGATCCAGGGCCTTCTATGTTGAAAGAACATGTTTGGGGAAAAACGGCCATTCTCTCAACAACGAATGGAACCGTTGCAATCAGAAATTCAGCATCTGCAAAAGCGGTGTATGCGGCCAGCTTCCTTAATGCAAAGACAGTGGCAGCGCAACTGAAGTCGGAACATTCTGAAGAAACTCTGATTCTCATTTGCTCCGGATCCTCCGGCCAGTTCTGTGTGGAGGATTTTCTAGGGGCCGGCTATCTGATTGAACTTCTTACATTGGGTTCAACATGGGATTTGACCGATTCGGCGCTTGCGGCAAAGCTCTTTTATTCAAGTCTTAAAAGTCAAAAAACAGAAATACTGTCTGCCTCAAGAGTCGGAAAGATGCTCAGCCAATACGGATTTGCAGAAGAAATTGCCTATGCGGCCCAAACAGATGTTTATGATGTCCTGCCCATTTTAAAAAACAGATCGCTGAAGCGTTTTAAGCAGATACCCTGA
- a CDS encoding phosphotransferase family protein gives MSYTIPVREGEELQLQKLERYLKERFPVMSDQPLQIEQFGAGASNLTYALKAGDWEAVLRRPPLGPVAPKAHDMKREFSILKALHPLFPEAPKPFLYEEDPSVAGSSFFLMERRRGVMVDTVLPEGMEMTEEKGRMLSELMVDKLVQLHSIPYQDSDLIHLSKPEGFMERQVGGWIERYHRAKTEEIEAVDSLTGWLEKNLPASGSPSVIHYDYKLNNALFTEDLTGMAGLFDWEMATIGDPLADLGAAMSYWVEEDDPDSLKFGFGKPSITVHPAFYSRQQFAERYAEKSGRNLEEFPYYLAFAYFKLAVICQQIYYRYQKGQTKDKRFAKFAPFVCTLIDQAMRTANGTFHG, from the coding sequence ATGTCCTATACAATCCCTGTAAGAGAAGGGGAAGAGCTTCAGCTGCAGAAGCTTGAGCGGTATTTAAAAGAGCGGTTTCCGGTAATGTCGGATCAGCCGCTGCAAATTGAGCAATTTGGAGCGGGTGCTTCCAACCTCACCTATGCATTAAAAGCGGGAGACTGGGAGGCGGTGCTGAGAAGACCGCCGCTCGGTCCTGTTGCACCGAAGGCTCATGATATGAAAAGGGAGTTTAGTATATTAAAAGCGCTGCATCCGCTGTTTCCTGAAGCGCCTAAGCCTTTCTTATATGAAGAAGATCCTTCAGTGGCAGGCAGTTCGTTTTTCCTGATGGAGAGAAGAAGAGGGGTCATGGTGGATACCGTGCTTCCAGAAGGTATGGAAATGACGGAAGAAAAGGGGCGGATGCTTTCTGAGCTTATGGTGGATAAACTCGTACAGCTCCACTCCATTCCTTATCAGGATTCAGACTTAATCCATCTAAGCAAGCCTGAAGGATTTATGGAACGTCAGGTGGGCGGCTGGATTGAACGATACCACCGGGCAAAGACTGAAGAAATTGAAGCGGTCGACTCCTTGACAGGGTGGCTCGAAAAGAACCTTCCTGCGTCCGGTTCTCCATCTGTCATTCATTATGATTACAAGCTGAACAATGCTCTTTTTACTGAGGACTTAACAGGTATGGCGGGTTTATTTGATTGGGAAATGGCGACGATCGGCGACCCGCTTGCTGATCTTGGAGCAGCTATGAGCTACTGGGTAGAGGAGGATGACCCGGATTCACTCAAATTCGGCTTTGGGAAGCCCTCTATTACCGTTCATCCCGCCTTTTATTCAAGACAGCAGTTTGCAGAACGCTATGCAGAGAAAAGCGGCCGCAATTTAGAAGAATTTCCTTATTATCTGGCTTTCGCTTATTTTAAACTGGCCGTAATCTGCCAGCAGATTTATTACCGCTATCAAAAGGGCCAGACAAAGGATAAACGCTTCGCTAAGTTTGCGCCGTTTGTCTGCACTTTAATCGATCAGGCAATGAGAACAGCAAATGGGACGTTTCATGGGTAA
- a CDS encoding thioesterase family protein, with the protein MHDEIKVKVRFCETDVLGHVNNTSYFIYIEEARVQFFGKLGSPLTADNWPFILASASCDFMEQAYFNQELIVKTAISKVGGKSFHLEHIIEDANSGNMIAKGKAVIVYFNFTRQKSEEIPDELRSVLEKYLAHA; encoded by the coding sequence ATGCATGATGAGATAAAGGTCAAAGTCAGATTTTGTGAAACCGATGTCTTAGGGCACGTGAATAATACGAGCTATTTCATCTACATAGAGGAAGCGAGGGTTCAGTTTTTCGGAAAACTGGGCTCCCCGCTAACGGCGGATAATTGGCCGTTTATCCTCGCTTCTGCTTCCTGTGATTTTATGGAGCAGGCCTATTTCAATCAGGAGCTGATTGTGAAAACGGCGATTTCAAAGGTAGGCGGGAAAAGCTTTCATCTCGAACACATCATTGAAGATGCAAACAGCGGAAATATGATTGCAAAAGGAAAAGCAGTGATTGTCTATTTTAATTTTACACGGCAGAAGAGTGAAGAAATCCCGGATGAGCTTCGGAGCGTGCTTGAAAAATATTTGGCTCACGCCTAA
- a CDS encoding enoyl-CoA hydratase, whose product MENVIRRDKQGSIMILTIDHPPLNVMSQGVLRELDQLLDEMRDDQEIVCVILTGAGDRAFMAGADIKEFPSLIGKKGIKSQFMESHAVLNKLDDFPKPVIAVLNGLTFGGGCELALTCDIRIAEEHVQIGLPEIKLGLFPGGGGTQRLPRVIGEARAKEMMFTGDPIDSAKAKEIGLVNEVTPKGEGLQHGLKLAAKISRFSLPALSRIKRSVDEGLGVSLKDGLEREAELFEEVFQTDDIKEGVQAFIEKRKPEFTHR is encoded by the coding sequence ATGGAAAATGTGATCAGAAGAGATAAACAAGGTTCGATTATGATCCTGACCATTGACCATCCGCCGCTAAATGTAATGAGCCAGGGTGTTCTGCGAGAACTGGATCAGCTGCTTGATGAAATGAGAGATGACCAGGAGATCGTTTGTGTCATCCTGACCGGTGCTGGGGACCGTGCGTTTATGGCAGGAGCGGACATTAAGGAGTTTCCGAGTTTGATAGGGAAAAAGGGAATCAAATCACAGTTCATGGAATCCCACGCTGTTCTGAATAAACTCGATGATTTTCCAAAGCCGGTGATTGCTGTATTAAATGGGCTGACGTTCGGTGGAGGCTGCGAGCTTGCGCTGACGTGCGATATACGAATTGCAGAAGAACACGTTCAAATCGGATTGCCTGAAATTAAACTCGGTCTATTCCCAGGAGGCGGCGGGACACAGCGGCTTCCGAGAGTAATAGGGGAAGCGCGGGCAAAGGAAATGATGTTTACCGGAGATCCGATTGATTCAGCCAAAGCGAAAGAAATCGGTTTGGTGAATGAAGTCACGCCAAAAGGTGAGGGTCTTCAGCATGGCTTGAAGCTCGCTGCGAAAATCAGCCGTTTTTCATTGCCTGCCCTCTCAAGGATTAAACGCTCTGTTGATGAAGGATTGGGTGTTTCCTTAAAGGATGGGCTGGAACGGGAGGCCGAGCTTTTTGAGGAGGTTTTCCAGACGGATGATATTAAAGAAGGCGTACAGGCGTTTATTGAAAAAAGGAAGCCGGAATTTACCCACCGCTAA
- a CDS encoding 3-hydroxyacyl-CoA dehydrogenase family protein: MKKEDIKTIAVIGAGQMGHQIAMLCALGGYKTILQDVNENALSNADAVLQRLIDKRVQKNKLSEEEAKKAFSLLTMTASLKEAAAKADFIIEAVVEKLEVKKEVFAQLDEYAKPHAILATNSSTIMNSYIAGATNRPDKVINMHFFFPALVMDCVEVVTSEKTSEETAQLTMGVCETINRTAVLLKKEISGFIANRILGALQREAVYLYENGYADYKDIDTICRKALNHPIGPFELMDLSGIDVGYYVMQQRYAETGDPADKPFGCIEEKVKQGHLGRKTGKGWYEYAKEEVNQ, from the coding sequence ATGAAAAAAGAAGACATCAAAACGATCGCCGTCATTGGCGCTGGACAAATGGGACATCAAATTGCCATGCTGTGTGCGCTTGGAGGATATAAAACCATTTTGCAGGATGTAAATGAAAACGCTTTATCAAATGCCGATGCCGTCCTCCAAAGATTAATAGACAAGCGGGTGCAGAAAAACAAGCTGTCAGAAGAGGAAGCGAAAAAGGCGTTCTCCCTCCTCACCATGACTGCAAGCTTAAAAGAAGCTGCCGCAAAGGCTGATTTTATTATTGAAGCCGTGGTGGAAAAGCTGGAGGTAAAAAAAGAAGTGTTTGCACAGCTGGATGAATATGCGAAGCCTCATGCGATTTTAGCCACGAATTCTTCAACGATTATGAACTCTTATATCGCGGGAGCTACGAACAGACCGGATAAAGTGATCAATATGCACTTTTTCTTTCCTGCCCTTGTGATGGACTGTGTGGAAGTGGTGACAAGCGAAAAGACATCTGAAGAAACAGCGCAGCTGACAATGGGCGTATGCGAAACCATTAACCGGACAGCGGTTCTTCTGAAAAAAGAAATTTCAGGCTTCATCGCCAACCGGATTCTTGGAGCGCTTCAAAGGGAAGCAGTTTACCTTTATGAGAACGGCTATGCAGACTATAAAGACATCGATACCATTTGCCGGAAAGCCCTCAATCATCCTATCGGACCGTTTGAGCTTATGGATTTATCCGGTATTGACGTCGGTTATTATGTTATGCAGCAGCGGTATGCAGAAACGGGAGATCCTGCCGACAAGCCATTCGGCTGCATTGAAGAAAAAGTAAAACAGGGCCATCTTGGAAGAAAAACCGGCAAGGGCTGGTATGAATACGCGAAGGAAGAGGTGAATCAATAA
- a CDS encoding TetR/AcrR family transcriptional regulator, whose protein sequence is MKEQIRQMSIQLFAEKGFKETSIQDIVNALNVTKGTFYYYFTSKEQLLMDIHLSYIDSLLQKQKTILEDPQKSYREKLHEVVYLLIHDIEKEGLSAKVYFREMRNLSEPHLSLIASKRDLFRRQIEEILRSGMEKQEFRDDLPVDIVALGVLGMANWSYFWFDPSGRETDSSISDIFIKILLEGLKGST, encoded by the coding sequence ATGAAAGAACAAATCAGACAAATGAGTATTCAGCTTTTTGCTGAAAAAGGGTTCAAGGAAACATCGATTCAGGATATCGTCAACGCGCTGAATGTCACAAAAGGAACATTCTATTATTATTTCACAAGCAAAGAACAGCTGCTGATGGACATTCATTTAAGCTATATTGACAGTCTTCTTCAAAAGCAGAAGACCATCCTCGAAGATCCGCAAAAAAGTTATAGAGAAAAATTGCATGAGGTCGTTTATTTGCTCATTCACGATATAGAAAAAGAGGGATTGAGCGCGAAGGTGTATTTCAGGGAAATGCGGAATTTGAGCGAACCCCATCTTAGCCTCATTGCCTCTAAACGCGATTTGTTCCGCAGGCAAATTGAAGAAATTCTGCGGTCCGGGATGGAAAAACAGGAATTCAGAGATGATCTGCCAGTGGATATTGTCGCCCTCGGAGTACTGGGAATGGCCAACTGGAGCTACTTCTGGTTTGACCCATCCGGCCGTGAAACGGATTCTAGCATCTCAGACATCTTTATTAAAATACTGCTTGAGGGATTGAAGGGAAGCACTTGA